In one Lachnospiraceae bacterium GAM79 genomic region, the following are encoded:
- the sigG gene encoding RNA polymerase sporulation sigma factor SigG — protein MALNRVVICGVNTARLPLLTDKEKDELFDRIEQGDMAARETFIKGNLRLVLSVIQRFSNSNENPDDLFQVGCIGLIKAIDNFDRSLNVKFSTYAVPMILGECRRYLRDNNSIRVSRSLRDIAYKAIYTKDALLKKLDREPTVDEIAKEIDVAPEDITTALDAISTPVSLYEPVYQEGGDTLYIVDQLSDKKNKEENWVENISLKEAMKKLNEREYNILRLRFFEGKTQTEVASEIAISQAQVSRIEKSAIKSLKGYLR, from the coding sequence ATGGCACTGAACAGGGTAGTGATATGTGGTGTGAATACAGCCAGACTTCCGTTACTGACAGACAAGGAAAAGGATGAATTGTTTGACAGGATCGAGCAGGGAGATATGGCTGCCAGAGAGACCTTTATCAAGGGCAATCTGCGACTGGTTCTGAGTGTGATCCAGAGATTTTCGAATTCAAATGAGAACCCTGACGATCTGTTTCAGGTTGGATGCATAGGATTGATAAAAGCAATTGATAATTTTGACCGGAGTCTGAATGTGAAGTTTTCGACATATGCAGTTCCGATGATACTTGGAGAATGTCGGAGGTATCTGCGGGATAATAACAGTATCAGGGTATCCAGGTCGTTAAGAGATATTGCATATAAGGCAATCTACACAAAGGATGCTTTGTTAAAGAAGTTGGATCGGGAACCGACCGTGGATGAAATTGCAAAGGAGATCGATGTAGCACCGGAAGATATCACGACAGCACTGGATGCCATATCGACACCGGTTTCATTATATGAGCCTGTTTATCAGGAAGGCGGAGATACGTTATATATCGTAGATCAGTTAAGTGATAAGAAGAATAAAGAAGAAAATTGGGTAGAGAATATTTCATTGAAAGAGGCAATGAAGAAATTAAACGAGAGAGAATATAATATATTAAGGCTCCGTTTCTTTGAAGGAAAGACACAGACCGAGGTCGCATCGGAGATCGCAATTTCACAGGCGCAGGTCAGCCGTATCGAAAAGAGTGCGATCAAATCTCTAAAGGGCTACCTCAGATAA
- the argH gene encoding argininosuccinate lyase, translating to MAQLWGGRFTKETDQLVYNFNASISFDQKFYKQDIRGSIAHVTMLAASGILTEAERDQIIDGLNSILTDVENGTLEITSKYEDIHSFVEANLIDRIGDTGKKLHTGRSRNDQVALDMKLYVRDEIVEIKALVLELMNTLHSLMKEHIHTYMPGFTHLQKAQPITLAHHFGAYMEMFKRDYGRLCDIYARMNYCPLGSGALAGTTYPLDRELTASLLDFAGPTLNSMDSVADRDYCIELLSALSTIMMHLSRFSEEIIIWNTNEYQFVELDDAYSTGSSIMPQKKNPDIAELVRGKTGRVYGALTSLLTTMKGIPLAYNKDMQEDKEFTFDAIDTVKGCIALFNGMIKTMTVNKDRMEASAKNGFTNATDAADYLVNHGVPFRDAHGIVGELVLTCIERNISLDELPLDDYKAICPVFEDDIYLAISMEECVNKRNTIGAPGPEAMNKIIEINEAYLKDLNK from the coding sequence ATGGCACAGCTCTGGGGTGGTCGTTTTACAAAAGAAACAGACCAATTAGTATATAACTTTAATGCTTCGATCTCTTTTGATCAGAAGTTCTATAAACAGGATATCCGCGGAAGCATTGCGCATGTTACCATGCTTGCAGCATCCGGCATCCTTACAGAAGCAGAACGAGATCAGATCATCGACGGCTTAAACAGCATACTTACCGATGTGGAAAATGGTACACTTGAAATCACATCCAAATATGAAGATATTCACAGCTTTGTAGAAGCAAATCTGATTGACCGTATCGGTGATACCGGTAAGAAATTACATACCGGAAGAAGCCGTAATGATCAGGTAGCTCTTGATATGAAGCTCTATGTAAGAGATGAGATCGTTGAAATTAAAGCTCTTGTACTGGAATTAATGAACACCTTACATTCCCTGATGAAGGAACATATCCACACATATATGCCCGGATTTACACATTTACAGAAGGCGCAGCCGATCACTCTCGCCCATCACTTTGGTGCATACATGGAGATGTTCAAGCGTGATTACGGCCGTCTGTGTGATATCTATGCAAGAATGAATTACTGTCCACTGGGCTCCGGTGCTTTAGCCGGCACAACTTACCCTCTGGATCGTGAGCTAACTGCTTCCCTGCTTGATTTTGCAGGTCCTACTCTTAACAGTATGGATTCTGTCGCAGACCGTGATTACTGCATCGAATTATTATCCGCTCTTTCAACGATCATGATGCATCTGAGCCGTTTCTCAGAGGAGATCATTATCTGGAATACAAATGAATATCAGTTTGTCGAACTGGATGACGCATACAGCACAGGAAGCTCGATCATGCCACAGAAAAAAAACCCTGATATCGCAGAGCTGGTTCGTGGTAAGACCGGACGTGTCTATGGCGCACTGACTTCTCTCCTTACCACAATGAAGGGAATTCCGCTTGCTTATAATAAGGATATGCAAGAGGATAAGGAATTTACCTTTGATGCGATCGATACCGTAAAGGGATGTATCGCATTATTTAACGGTATGATAAAAACTATGACTGTAAATAAAGACCGTATGGAAGCATCTGCAAAGAACGGATTCACAAATGCTACGGATGCTGCCGATTATCTGGTAAACCACGGTGTTCCATTCCGTGATGCTCACGGCATCGTAGGTGAACTGGTTCTCACCTGTATCGAACGGAACATCTCGCTGGATGAGCTTCCACTAGACGATTACAAGGCAATCTGCCCGGTATTTGAAGACGACATCTATCTGGCGATCAGCATGGAAGAATGTGTCAATAAACGTAATACAATCGGTGCTCCGGGACCGGAAGCTATGAATAAGATCATCGAGATCAACGAAGCTTATCTGAAGGATCTGAATAAGTAA
- a CDS encoding DUF1700 domain-containing protein has translation MSKKEFMDQLREGLDGNVSYEKYRETIEYYESYFRRKIAEGKTEEEIVAELGSGRLIAKTIVDTAGADRTEQSYTYTETTNGRRGSVSRDGGDTPKGWHIKMDENGNTSVCFGKLDFSTTLGKVVIGIGLVLLLALIVLLVVIGVKILVYVIIPVAAILFIVNLIISLIDNHRM, from the coding sequence ATGAGTAAGAAGGAATTTATGGATCAGCTCAGAGAAGGCTTGGATGGGAATGTATCATATGAGAAATATCGTGAAACAATAGAATATTATGAGTCTTATTTCCGGAGAAAAATAGCAGAAGGTAAGACTGAGGAGGAAATTGTTGCGGAACTTGGCTCCGGGCGACTGATCGCAAAGACGATCGTTGATACCGCAGGAGCTGACCGGACAGAACAGAGCTATACCTATACAGAGACAACGAACGGCAGACGCGGAAGTGTGAGCCGAGATGGAGGAGACACACCAAAGGGCTGGCATATCAAAATGGATGAAAATGGAAATACCAGTGTCTGCTTTGGAAAACTTGATTTTTCTACGACGCTTGGTAAGGTTGTGATCGGAATCGGACTTGTTTTATTACTTGCCCTGATCGTATTACTGGTTGTGATCGGAGTTAAGATTCTTGTATATGTGATCATTCCGGTTGCTGCAATTTTGTTTATCGTGAACCTGATCATCAGTCTGATCGACAATCATCGAATGTAG
- the ispF gene encoding 2-C-methyl-D-erythritol 2,4-cyclodiphosphate synthase, translated as MRVGMGYDVHKLVEDRKLILGGVEIPYEKGLLGHSDADVLLHAIMDALLGAAALGDIGRHFPDTDDRYKGADSMVLLKKVKKLLDEKFFFIENIDATVIAQQPKLAPYIEDMRKNIAECLELPVNRVNVKATTEEKLGFTGVGLGISSQAVCLLETVGNYDYDVMGMNQGGCAGCQGCPVRQ; from the coding sequence ATGCGAGTTGGAATGGGCTATGATGTTCATAAATTAGTAGAAGACAGAAAGTTGATCCTTGGCGGAGTGGAGATTCCATACGAGAAAGGACTGCTTGGGCATTCAGATGCAGATGTTCTGCTTCATGCGATCATGGATGCGCTTCTCGGTGCTGCGGCATTGGGAGATATCGGCAGGCATTTTCCGGATACAGATGACCGTTATAAGGGGGCAGACAGCATGGTGCTGTTAAAGAAAGTGAAGAAGCTTCTGGATGAGAAATTTTTCTTTATAGAGAATATAGATGCGACAGTGATCGCACAGCAGCCGAAGCTTGCCCCATATATAGAAGATATGAGAAAGAATATTGCAGAATGTCTGGAACTTCCGGTGAACAGGGTGAATGTGAAGGCTACGACAGAGGAAAAGCTGGGATTTACCGGAGTGGGTCTTGGAATCAGTTCACAGGCTGTCTGTCTGTTAGAGACTGTCGGGAACTATGATTATGATGTTATGGGAATGAACCAGGGAGGCTGCGCCGGCTGTCAGGGCTGTCCGGTCAGACAGTAG
- a CDS encoding GNAT family N-acetyltransferase: MNEERCDQMDCKTFDSIRIETAGAEDMNEIRKLWKQSFDDQDAYMDYYFSNVATRNHIFVAKTDSKIISMVHLNSYTLAETTAGATTYKKGGYIVGVATEPEFRRHGIMSILMKHVLAYAAENDYDYIYLMPEKEIYYKGLGFAPVVESGFYNITDLKPEKNDYELCGLEDITDEQLQSFSEKLAQRYDLFVPRTRAYLEDLGMECQSLFGDVYIIKDENEIAAVYGTMYDGDRAEIVQYCTVTGSLDPLLYGICESDIPVFSKVELFGTYTDHKMIKKGRGIMFYEPYTEYTELYRKSDRIFINEVV; encoded by the coding sequence ATGAATGAAGAAAGATGCGATCAGATGGATTGCAAAACGTTTGATTCGATCAGGATAGAAACTGCCGGAGCGGAAGATATGAACGAGATCCGTAAGCTCTGGAAACAGTCATTTGACGATCAGGATGCATATATGGATTATTATTTTTCAAATGTGGCAACAAGGAATCATATCTTTGTGGCAAAGACTGACTCCAAGATTATTTCTATGGTGCATTTGAATTCATATACTCTTGCTGAGACGACAGCAGGAGCAACCACATATAAAAAGGGTGGATATATCGTTGGCGTTGCGACCGAGCCTGAGTTCCGAAGACATGGAATCATGTCGATATTAATGAAGCATGTGCTTGCATATGCGGCTGAGAATGATTACGATTATATTTATCTGATGCCGGAGAAAGAGATCTATTATAAAGGTCTGGGATTTGCTCCGGTAGTAGAAAGCGGCTTTTATAATATAACCGATCTGAAACCTGAGAAGAATGATTATGAGCTTTGTGGGTTGGAAGATATAACAGATGAACAGTTGCAGAGTTTTTCTGAAAAACTGGCACAACGCTATGATCTCTTTGTACCACGAACCAGAGCCTACCTGGAAGATCTTGGAATGGAATGTCAGTCCCTGTTCGGTGATGTATATATTATAAAGGATGAGAATGAGATAGCGGCGGTGTATGGAACCATGTATGATGGGGATCGCGCAGAGATCGTTCAGTATTGTACAGTTACCGGATCACTTGATCCGTTGTTATATGGAATTTGTGAGAGTGATATTCCTGTATTTTCTAAGGTTGAATTGTTTGGAACATATACAGATCATAAGATGATAAAGAAAGGCCGTGGGATCATGTTTTATGAGCCATATACGGAGTACACAGAATTATATAGAAAATCAGATCGTATTTTCATAAATGAAGTGGTTTAA
- a CDS encoding DUF6106 family protein, with translation MTTDGYVEHIVKTKTSAGIMALIVLGAIITVVGAFFMFFVPGGTIFGLPLAVVGVIIFSFAINRKECEFEYLFVNDDVEVARITAKSSRKQVYHFEGGEVKQITTVDSIYRDNEHQANSGIKTMNFTSKDKNTENPVYSFILNKNNRTEEVLLELDAKTIEHVKQFFKGKIRE, from the coding sequence ATGACAACAGACGGATATGTAGAACATATAGTGAAAACAAAGACTTCTGCCGGAATCATGGCATTGATCGTACTTGGAGCAATTATCACCGTGGTGGGAGCATTTTTTATGTTCTTTGTACCGGGAGGCACAATCTTTGGACTTCCGCTTGCGGTTGTTGGTGTAATTATATTTTCATTTGCGATTAATCGAAAAGAGTGTGAGTTTGAATATTTGTTCGTAAATGATGATGTTGAGGTTGCAAGGATCACCGCAAAGAGCAGCAGAAAACAGGTGTATCATTTTGAAGGCGGAGAAGTAAAACAGATCACGACTGTAGATTCAATCTATAGGGATAATGAGCATCAGGCAAATTCCGGTATTAAAACGATGAATTTCACTTCAAAGGATAAGAACACAGAGAATCCTGTTTATTCTTTCATCCTGAATAAGAATAACCGCACAGAGGAAGTCCTGTTAGAGCTTGATGCAAAGACGATTGAACATGTAAAACAATTTTTCAAAGGAAAAATCCGGGAATAG